Proteins from a genomic interval of Leifsonia shinshuensis:
- a CDS encoding alpha/beta hydrolase, translating into MPIPAPELHLDHEAVLWSAGEADRVGRPRLILLHGYASDEADLFGISAYLPLEPVIASLRAPIPEGPGFAWFSRFTNVSVDPLAANADAAARAVLDWLDEQPDAPTGLLGFSQGGALALQLMRLAPERFDFAVMLSAFVVQGTEEGDAALAERRPPVFWGRGTHDDTIPAAGVARAADWLAAHTALDARIYEGLGHGISPLELGDISSFIRTHLPR; encoded by the coding sequence ATGCCCATCCCCGCCCCCGAGCTCCACCTCGATCACGAGGCGGTGCTCTGGTCCGCCGGTGAAGCCGACCGCGTCGGCCGCCCGCGACTGATCCTCCTGCACGGCTACGCGTCGGACGAGGCGGACCTCTTCGGGATCTCGGCCTACCTGCCGCTGGAGCCGGTGATCGCGTCGCTGCGTGCGCCGATCCCGGAGGGCCCGGGCTTCGCGTGGTTCTCGCGGTTCACCAACGTCTCCGTCGACCCGCTCGCCGCCAACGCCGACGCGGCGGCCCGCGCGGTCCTCGACTGGCTGGACGAGCAGCCCGACGCGCCGACCGGCCTGCTCGGCTTCTCGCAGGGCGGCGCCCTGGCGCTGCAGCTGATGCGCCTCGCGCCGGAGCGCTTCGACTTCGCGGTCATGCTCTCGGCGTTCGTCGTGCAGGGCACGGAGGAGGGCGACGCCGCGCTCGCCGAGCGCCGGCCCCCGGTGTTCTGGGGCCGCGGCACGCACGACGACACCATCCCCGCCGCGGGCGTCGCCCGCGCCGCGGACTGGCTGGCCGCCCACACCGCGCTCGACGCGCGCATCTACGAGGGTCTCGGCCACGGCATCTCGCCGCTCGAGCTCGGCGACATCTCCTCCTTCATCCGCACGCACCTGCCGCGCTGA
- a CDS encoding ATP-dependent helicase has translation MSDVLDRFSPATREWFRGAFAAPTDAQAGAWEAISHGRHALVIAPTGSGKTLASFLWAIDRLASEERPPDAPRGTRVLYISPLKALGVDVERNLRAPLVGVTQTARRLGAEPPHVSVGVRSGDTSSADRRALVASPPDILITTPESLFLMLTSQARETLATVETVIVDEVHAVAATKRGAHLALSLERLDALLEKPAQRIGLSATVRPPEEVARFLGGSAPVEIVAPPAGKRFDLRVVVPVEDMSELGTSTYASDNDDGSAPQAGSIWPHVEEAIVDRVLEHRSSIVFANSRRLAERLTARLNELYEERLLGGEAGGAATSRAPAELMGGSDQTKGSAAVADPESLVLARAHHGSVSKEQRALIEDDLKSGRLRCVVATSSLELGIDMGAVDLVVQVEAPPSVASGLQRVGRAGHQVGEVSRGVVFPKHRADLIHSAVATERMVGGLIETMRIPANPLDILAQQTIAATALDPLDADDWFDTVRRAAPFATLPRSAYDATLDLLAGRYPSDEFAELRPRIVWDRDAGTLTGRPGAQRLAVTSGGTIPDRGMFAVYMVGERASRVGELDEEMVYESRVGDVFALGSTSWRIQEITHDRVLVSPAFGEPGRLPFWKGDGIGRPAELGAAVGAFVRELSAASPADAELRCVEAGLDAFATANLLAFLREQKEATGHTPTDRTLVVERFRDELGDWRVVLHSPYGMQVHSPWALAVQARVRERYGIDAGAMAADDGIIVRIPDTESTPPGGELFVFEPAELDELVTLEVGGSALFASRFRECAARALLLPKYNPGKRSPLWQQRQKASQLLDVARKYPSFPIILETVRECLQDVYDLPALNEVAQSIAQRRITLVEAATETASPFARSLLFGYVAAFMYEGDSPLAERRAAALSLDAGLLAELLGRAELRELLDPSVIERVELQLQRLDPERRVRGEEGVADLLRLLGPLTVAQVAERLQGEDAGDAAEIEAAVAPPHATLAAARAHLTSLVDAKRALAVTIAGEERYAAIEDASRLRDALGVPLPIGVPVAFIEPVDDPLGDLVSRYARTHGPFEVAEVAARFGLGPAIVHDALRRLSRDGRVVEGEFRPHATGSEWCDAEVLRRLRRMSLAALRQEVEPVETATFARFLGDWQHVGSTLRGVDAVASVIEQLAGARIPASAWESLVLPSRVADYSPAMLDELTATGEVIWAGDGSLPGNDGWISLNLADSAPLTLAPPADHEPDELQRGVLAALARGGGYFFRQLSDTLGAERGEAIEDATLVTALWDLVWAGLVTNDTLAPLRTLTGGGGGAHKRPRQPTRSRMYRGRVGAPRTSAMVTRMGPPTVAGRWSLLPERDLDSTIRAHGQAETLLDRYGVVTRGSVMNEGTPGGFALAYKVLSGFEDSGRARRGYFVETLGAAQFASGPTVDRLRTFARDHTQPRPFEAVALAATDPANAYGAALPWPAVPAPTGGVEGGTGHRPGRKAGALVALVDGELTLYVERGGKSLLCFADQEDETARPALVAASRALAGLVTSRRVDKLAIETVNGAGVLGSPLGAALAEAGFLATPRGLRLRG, from the coding sequence ATGAGCGACGTGCTCGACCGGTTCTCCCCCGCGACCCGTGAGTGGTTCCGCGGGGCGTTCGCCGCGCCCACGGACGCGCAGGCCGGGGCGTGGGAAGCCATCTCGCACGGCCGGCACGCGCTGGTCATCGCGCCGACCGGCTCGGGCAAGACGCTCGCTTCGTTCCTCTGGGCGATCGACCGCCTGGCGAGCGAGGAGCGGCCGCCGGACGCCCCGCGCGGCACCCGCGTGCTCTACATCTCGCCGCTGAAGGCGCTCGGCGTCGACGTGGAGCGCAACCTCCGCGCTCCGCTCGTCGGCGTCACGCAGACCGCGCGGCGGCTCGGCGCCGAACCACCCCACGTCAGCGTCGGCGTGCGCTCCGGCGACACCTCGTCGGCCGACCGGCGCGCGCTCGTGGCCTCGCCGCCGGACATCCTCATCACCACGCCGGAGTCGCTGTTCCTGATGCTCACGTCGCAGGCGCGCGAGACGCTCGCGACCGTCGAGACGGTGATCGTGGACGAGGTGCACGCCGTCGCGGCGACCAAACGCGGCGCGCACCTCGCGCTGTCCCTGGAGCGGCTCGACGCCCTGCTGGAGAAGCCCGCCCAGCGCATCGGGCTGTCCGCGACCGTCCGGCCACCGGAGGAGGTCGCCCGGTTCCTCGGCGGCAGCGCACCCGTGGAGATCGTGGCCCCGCCGGCCGGCAAGCGGTTCGATCTGCGGGTCGTCGTGCCGGTCGAGGACATGAGCGAACTCGGCACCTCCACCTACGCCAGCGACAACGACGACGGATCGGCTCCGCAGGCCGGCTCGATCTGGCCGCACGTGGAGGAGGCGATCGTCGACCGCGTGCTGGAGCACCGCTCCTCGATCGTGTTCGCGAACTCGCGGCGGCTGGCCGAACGACTGACCGCGCGGCTCAACGAGCTGTACGAGGAGCGGCTGCTCGGCGGCGAGGCGGGAGGCGCCGCGACCTCCCGGGCTCCGGCCGAGCTGATGGGCGGCTCGGACCAGACCAAGGGCTCCGCCGCGGTGGCCGACCCCGAGTCGCTCGTGCTCGCCCGCGCACATCACGGTTCGGTCAGCAAGGAGCAGCGCGCCCTCATCGAGGACGACCTCAAGTCCGGCCGGCTGCGCTGCGTCGTCGCGACCTCCAGCCTGGAGCTCGGCATCGACATGGGCGCGGTGGACCTCGTCGTGCAGGTGGAGGCGCCGCCCTCGGTCGCCAGCGGGCTGCAGCGGGTCGGGCGCGCCGGCCACCAGGTGGGCGAGGTGTCGCGCGGGGTCGTGTTCCCCAAGCACCGCGCCGACCTCATCCACTCGGCCGTCGCCACCGAGCGGATGGTCGGCGGCCTGATCGAGACGATGCGGATTCCGGCCAACCCGCTCGACATCCTCGCGCAGCAGACGATCGCGGCGACCGCCCTCGACCCGCTCGACGCCGACGACTGGTTCGACACCGTGCGCCGGGCCGCCCCGTTCGCGACGCTGCCGCGCAGCGCCTACGACGCGACCCTCGACCTGCTCGCCGGCCGGTACCCCTCCGACGAGTTCGCCGAGCTCCGCCCGCGCATCGTCTGGGACCGCGACGCGGGCACGCTCACCGGCCGCCCCGGCGCGCAGCGGCTCGCCGTGACCAGCGGCGGCACGATCCCCGACCGCGGGATGTTCGCCGTCTACATGGTCGGCGAGCGGGCCAGCCGGGTGGGCGAGCTGGACGAGGAGATGGTCTACGAGTCGCGCGTCGGCGACGTGTTCGCGCTCGGCTCCACGAGTTGGCGCATCCAGGAGATCACCCACGACCGGGTGCTGGTCTCCCCCGCCTTCGGCGAGCCGGGACGCCTCCCGTTCTGGAAGGGCGACGGCATCGGCCGGCCCGCCGAGCTGGGCGCGGCGGTCGGAGCGTTCGTGCGCGAGCTGAGCGCGGCCTCTCCCGCGGACGCCGAGCTGCGCTGCGTGGAGGCCGGCCTCGACGCCTTCGCGACGGCCAACCTGCTGGCGTTCCTGCGCGAGCAGAAGGAGGCCACCGGCCACACCCCGACCGACCGCACACTCGTGGTGGAGCGGTTCCGCGACGAGCTCGGCGACTGGCGCGTGGTGTTGCATTCCCCGTACGGCATGCAGGTGCACTCGCCGTGGGCGCTGGCGGTGCAGGCGCGCGTGCGCGAGCGCTACGGCATCGATGCCGGCGCGATGGCGGCGGACGACGGGATCATCGTGCGTATTCCCGACACGGAATCCACCCCGCCCGGCGGCGAGCTGTTCGTCTTCGAACCGGCCGAACTGGACGAGCTGGTGACGCTGGAGGTCGGCGGCTCGGCGCTGTTCGCCTCGCGGTTCCGCGAGTGCGCGGCCCGCGCGCTGCTGCTGCCCAAGTACAACCCGGGCAAGCGGTCGCCGCTCTGGCAGCAGCGGCAGAAGGCGTCGCAGCTGCTCGACGTCGCCCGCAAGTACCCGAGCTTCCCGATCATCCTGGAGACGGTGCGGGAGTGCCTGCAGGACGTCTACGACCTCCCGGCTCTGAACGAGGTGGCGCAGAGCATCGCCCAGCGCCGGATCACCCTGGTGGAGGCCGCGACCGAGACGGCATCGCCGTTCGCCCGCTCGCTGCTGTTCGGCTACGTCGCGGCGTTCATGTACGAGGGCGACAGCCCGCTCGCGGAGCGGCGCGCGGCGGCGCTGTCGCTCGACGCGGGGCTGCTCGCCGAGCTGCTCGGCCGCGCCGAGCTGCGGGAGCTGCTCGACCCGTCGGTGATCGAGCGGGTGGAGCTGCAGCTTCAGCGGCTCGACCCCGAGCGCCGGGTGCGCGGCGAGGAGGGCGTGGCCGATCTCCTGCGCCTGCTCGGGCCGCTCACGGTCGCGCAGGTGGCGGAGCGGCTGCAGGGTGAGGATGCGGGCGATGCGGCCGAGATCGAGGCGGCCGTCGCCCCGCCACATGCCACCCTGGCCGCCGCCCGGGCGCATCTCACCTCCCTCGTCGACGCCAAGCGCGCGTTGGCCGTCACCATCGCCGGCGAGGAGCGCTACGCCGCCATCGAGGACGCGAGCCGCCTCCGCGACGCGCTCGGCGTGCCCCTCCCGATCGGCGTGCCGGTCGCGTTCATCGAGCCGGTGGACGACCCGCTCGGCGACCTGGTCAGCCGCTACGCCCGCACGCACGGCCCGTTCGAGGTGGCGGAGGTCGCCGCCCGGTTCGGTCTCGGCCCCGCGATCGTGCACGACGCGCTGCGCCGGCTCTCCCGCGACGGCCGCGTGGTGGAGGGCGAGTTCCGCCCGCACGCCACCGGCTCCGAATGGTGCGACGCGGAGGTGCTGCGGCGGCTGCGGCGGATGTCGCTCGCCGCGCTCCGTCAGGAGGTCGAGCCGGTCGAGACCGCGACCTTCGCGCGGTTCCTCGGCGACTGGCAGCACGTCGGCTCCACGCTGCGCGGCGTGGACGCGGTGGCCTCGGTCATCGAGCAGCTCGCCGGCGCGCGCATCCCGGCCTCCGCGTGGGAATCGCTGGTGCTGCCGAGCCGCGTCGCGGACTACAGCCCGGCGATGCTGGACGAGCTCACCGCCACCGGCGAGGTGATCTGGGCGGGCGACGGCTCGCTGCCCGGCAACGACGGCTGGATCAGCCTCAACCTCGCCGACTCGGCCCCGCTCACGCTCGCACCGCCCGCCGATCACGAGCCCGACGAGCTGCAGCGCGGCGTCCTGGCCGCGCTCGCGCGCGGCGGCGGCTACTTCTTCCGGCAGCTCTCGGACACGCTCGGCGCCGAGCGCGGCGAAGCGATCGAGGACGCCACGCTCGTCACCGCCCTCTGGGACCTGGTCTGGGCCGGTCTGGTGACCAACGACACGCTCGCTCCGCTGCGCACGCTGACCGGCGGAGGCGGCGGCGCCCACAAGCGACCCAGGCAGCCCACCCGCTCCCGGATGTACCGCGGCCGCGTCGGTGCGCCGCGCACCTCGGCGATGGTGACCCGGATGGGGCCGCCGACGGTCGCCGGCCGGTGGTCGCTGCTCCCCGAGCGCGACCTGGACTCCACGATCCGCGCGCACGGGCAGGCCGAGACGCTGCTCGACCGGTACGGCGTCGTCACCCGCGGCTCGGTGATGAACGAGGGGACGCCGGGCGGCTTCGCGCTCGCCTACAAAGTGCTCAGCGGCTTCGAGGACAGCGGACGGGCGCGCCGCGGCTACTTCGTGGAGACGCTCGGCGCCGCGCAGTTCGCGAGCGGCCCGACCGTGGACCGCCTGCGCACCTTCGCCCGCGACCACACCCAGCCGCGCCCCTTCGAGGCGGTCGCGCTGGCGGCGACCGACCCCGCGAACGCCTACGGCGCCGCGCTGCCGTGGCCGGCCGTCCCCGCGCCGACCGGAGGGGTGGAGGGCGGCACCGGCCACCGGCCGGGGCGCAAGGCGGGCGCGCTGGTCGCCCTGGTCGACGGCGAACTCACACTCTACGTGGAGCGCGGCGGCAAGAGCCTGCTCTGCTTCGCCGACCAGGAGGACGAGACGGCGCGACCGGCTCTCGTCGCAGCCTCCCGCGCACTGGCCGGGCTGGTGACGTCGCGCCGCGTCGACAAGCTCGCGATCGAGACCGTCAACGGCGCCGGTGTGCTGGGCAGCCCGCTCGGCGCGGCCCTCGCCGAGGCGGGGTTCCTGGCGACGCCGCGCGGCCTCCGGCTGCGAGGCTGA